From Nicotiana tabacum cultivar K326 chromosome 20, ASM71507v2, whole genome shotgun sequence, one genomic window encodes:
- the LOC107774061 gene encoding pentatricopeptide repeat-containing protein At2g03880, mitochondrial, whose product MKSVLRFKAKLIPVLGLVSIGPSPPLFALGHLLQYLRCYSGAATKWQNETGSIKCNDLLNEFTTYCYQRDLPGAMKALNSLQIHKIWADAVTYSELIKCCLARGAIEQGKRVHQHVFSNGYEPKTFLVNTLINMYVKFNMLDEAQALFDQMSDRNVVSWTTMIAAYSSAKINNKALEFLILMLRDGVRPNMFTYSSVLRACDDLSNLRQLHCSILKVGLEFDVFVRSALIDVYSKMGQLECALCTFNEMVTGDLVVWNSIIGGFAQNSDGDDALTLFKRMKRAGFSADQSTLTSVLRACTSLALLEVGSQVHVHVLKFQRDLILNNALLDMYCKCGNLEDAHKIFTRMVEKDVISWSTMIIGYAQNGFSRKALELLKEMKVSGIKPNYITVLGVLFACSHAGLVEDGQYYFRSMKKLFGIDPGREHYGCMVDLLGRSGKLDEAVKLIHEMECEPDAVTWRTLLGACRVHRKMDLAEYAAKQIIKLDPSDAGTYILLSNIYAHTHKWEDVVDLRKSMRERGVKKEPGCSWVEVNKQIHAFIMGDNSHPQIEEIKKELNQIIWRLKEVGYVPDTNFVLQDLEGEQMEDSLLYHSEKIAVAFGVLSLSREKTIRIRKNLRICGDCHLFAKLLAQIERRSIVIRDPIRYHHFQDGICSCGDYW is encoded by the coding sequence ATGAAATCTGTACTGAGATTCAAAGCCAAACTGATACCAGTACTCGGTTTGGTTTCTATTGGTCCATCTCCTCCACTCTTTGCACTTGGACATCTGCTTCAATATCTGCGCTGTTATTCTGGTGCAGCAACCAAATGGCAGAATGAGACAGGATCAATAAAATGTAATGATCTGCTCAATGAGTTTACTACTTACTGCTATCAAAGGGATCTTCCCGGGGCTATGAAAGCATTAAATTCCTTGCAAATTCACAAGATATGGGCTGATGCTGTCACCTACTCTGAACTCATTAAGTGCTGCTTGGCTCGTGGCGCAATCGAACAAGGCAAACGGGTCCACCAACATGTGTTCTCCAATGGTTATGAACCAAAAACGTTCCTTGTTAACACACTTATTAACATGTATGTGAAGTTTAACATGCTGGACGAAGCACAAGCTTTATTTGATCAAATGTCTGACAGAAATGTTGTCTCCTGGACTACAATGATAGCTGCCTACTCTAGCGCTAAGATCAACAACAAGGCTTTGGAGTTTTTGATCCTCATGCTGAGAGATGGTGTGAGACCTAATATGTTTACTTACTCTTCTGTTCTGAGAGCTTGTGATGACCTGTCCAATCTTAGGCAGCTCCACTGCAGCATACTCAAAGTTGGTCTGGAGTTTGACGTATTTGTCCGAAGTGCTCTTATTGATGTTTACTCCAAAATGGGTCAACTCGAGTGTGCATTGTGCACCTTTAATGAGATGGTGACAGGGGATCTTGTTGTCTGGAACTCCATTATTGGTGGATTTGCACAAAACAGTGATGGGGATGACGCTTTGACtctcttcaaaagaatgaagagaGCTGGATTCTCAGCTGATCAGTCAACCTTGACAAGTGTTCTTAGAGCTTGTACTAGTTTGGCACTTTTAGAAGTGGGAAGTCAAGTCCATGTTCATGTACTCAAGTTCCAGCGGGACCTAATCCTTAACAATGCACTTTTGGACATGTATTGCAAGTGTGGCAATTTGGAAGATGCCCACAAAATATTTACTCGGATGGTAGAGAAGGACGTGATCTCCTGGAGCACCATGATCATAGGCTACGCCCAGAATGGTTTCAGCAGAAAAGCACTGGAATTACTCAAGGAGATGAAAGTCTCAGGGATCAAACCAAACTACATCACTGTTCTTGGAGTCTTATTTGCTTGCAGCCATGCAGGACTGGTAGAAGATGGTCAATATTACTTCCGCTCAATGAAGAAGCTCTTTGGTATTGATCCAGGAAGAGAACATTACGGTTGCATGGTTGATCTTCTTGGAAGATCTGGGAAGCTAGATGAAGCGGTTAAATTAATCCATGAAATGGAATGTGAACCAGATGCTGTGACATGGAGAACATTGCTTGGTGCCTGCAGAGTACATCGAAAAATGGATTTAGCTGAATATGCTGCCAAACAAATTATAAAGCTGGATCCAAGTGATGCAGGAACTTACATATTACTATCTAATATTTATGCGCACACTCACAAATGGGAGGACGTTGTGGACTTGAGAAAGTCCATGAGGGAAAGAGGAGTGAAGAAGGAACCGGGATGCAGCTGGGTTGAAGTGAACAAGCAGATCCATGCTTTTATTATGGGAGACAACTCCCATCCACAAATAGAGGAAATTAAAAAAGAGCTAAAtcagattatttggagattaaaGGAGGTGGGATATGTTCCAGACACAAACTTTGTCTTGCAAGATCTTGAAGGTGAACAGATGGAAGACTCACTTCTTTACCACAGTGAAAAAATAGCTGTTGCCTTTGGTGTATTGAGCCTGTCTAGAGAGAAGACCATTAGAATCAGGAAGAATCTCAGGATCTGTGGAGATTGCCATTTATTCGCGAAACTTTTGGCACAGATAGAGCGTCGGAGCATTGTCATAAGAGATCCTATCCGTTACCATCATTTCCAGGATGGTATTTGTTCATGCGGAGATTATTGGTAG
- the LOC107774062 gene encoding cytosolic Fe-S cluster assembly factor NBP35 has translation MENGGGSNEIPENAPEHCPGPQSETAGKSDACQGCPNQEICATAPKGPDPDLVAIVERMATVKHKILVLSGKGGVGKSTFSAQLAFALAAMDFQVGLLDIDICGPSIPKMLGLEGQEIHQSNIGWSPVYVESNLGVMSIGFMLPNPDEAVIWRGPRKNGLIKQFLKEVYWGELDFLVVDAPPGTSDEHISIVQFLQATGIDGAVIVTTPQQVSLIDVRKEVSFCKKVGVEVLGVVENMSGLSQPLTEFKFMRMTETGEQKDMTEWAMAYMREKAPEMLNLVAFSEVFDSSGGGAAKMCGDMGVPFLGKVPLDPQLCKAAEEGRSCFSDDKCRASAPALKMIIEKMLAQKMISRTENGA, from the exons ATGGAAAACGGAGGAGGGTCCAATGAAATCCCAGAAAATGCTCCTGAAC ATTGCCCAGGTCCACAATCAGAAACGGCAGGAAAATCGGATGCTTGCCAAGGATGCCCTAATCAAGAAATTTGTGCTACTGCTCCTAAAGGCCCTGACCcag ACTTGGTTGCCATAGTAGAAAGAATGGCAACTGTGAAGCACAAAATACTGGTTTTGTCTGGTAAGGGCGGTGTTGGTAAGAGTACGTTCTCAGCTCAACTTGCTTTTGCATTGGCGGCTATGGATTTTCAAGTGGGTCTTCTTGACATTGATATATGTGGCCCCAGCATCCCAAAGATGCTTGGTCTAGAAGGGCAAGAAATTCACCAGAGCAACATTGGATGGTCCCCTGTTTATGTTGAGTCTAACCTTGGGGTTATGTCGATTGGTTTCATGCTCCCCAACCCTGATGAAGCTGTCATATGGAGAGGCCCCCGCAAGAATGGGCTAATTAAGCAATTTCTCAAAGAAGTTTATTGGGGAGAGCTTGATTTTCTTGTGGTTGATGCTCCACCTGGGACCTCAGATGAGCATATTTCAATTGTTCAATTCCTACAAGCAACTGGAATAGATGGTGCAgttatagtcaccaccccacaaCAGGTATCGCTGATAGATGTGAGGAAAGAAGTTAGTTTTTGTAAGAAAGTTGGGGTGGAGGTTCTTGGTGTTGTTGAGAACATGAGTGGTCTTTCCCAACCACTCACAGAATTCAAATTCATGAGAATGACAGAGACCGGTGAGCAAAAAGACATGACCGAGTGGGCCATGGCTTATATGAGAGAAAAAGCCCCGGAAATGCTAAACTTGGTTGCTTTTAGTGAAGTTTTTGATAGCAGTGGTGGAGGTGCAGCAAAGATGTGCGGTGATATGGGTGTCCCTTTTCTTGGGAAAGTACCCCTGGATCCTCAGCTATGTAAAGCAGCTGAAGAAGGACGATCTTGCTTTTCAGATGATAAGTGTCGCGCAAGTGCCCCTGCACTCAAGATGATAATAGAAAAGATGTTGGCTCAGAAAATGATCTCAAGAACAGAGAATGGAGCATAG